GGGTCCCGGCGGTGCAACACCTGACAAGCCGGTTGGCCTGGTCCATTTCGCGGGAGCCAGCCGGTCCGGCACGCTGATCCACGAGGAACGCCGCTTCGGCGCCATCGGGCGCGATCAGGTGCGTGCGATGAGCGTTATCGTCGCGCTGGAGATGCTGAAGCGGCTCGCCGTCTCAGGCTGAGGGCAGCGCGGCCCCAGGCACTCCATAGACCTTGTCGGCGCGCGCTTCGAAGGCCTCGGCAAAGCGCCGGAACGCGGCGTCGAACACCGCCCCCATGACCAGGGCCAGGGCGCGGGAGCGGAACTCGTAGTCGATCGAGAAGGTCACCACCGTGCCGCCGCCGGGCTGCGCCACGAAGCGCCAGTGGTTCTCAAGCTTCGAGAACGGCCCGTCGATATATTCCGCCAGAATGTGCAGGCGCGGCCGGTCGAGCGTCACGCGGCTGGTGAAGGTCTCGCGGATGAACTTGTAGGCGACCGTCATGTCGGCGACGAGGATCTCGATGCCGTCATCGCCGGCATTGACCCGGCGGCGCACCTTCAGCGCCTCGCAGAGCGGCACGAAGGCCGGGTATTGGTCGACATCGGCCACCAGATCGAACATCTGCGCGGGATCGTGGCGTACCCGCCGTTCGGTCTTGAACACCGGCATGGATCAGGCCCGTCCCGCAGGTGGAACGGCCGCCAGGAAGGCGTCGGCATCGGCGCGGGTGGTGAAGGTTGCGAGGCGCTGGTCGTCGCGAAGCCCGCCGACATACGCCAGGAGCTTCGGATGCTGGACGTCGCGATAGGTCCAGACATAGCGATAGAAGCCGAAATCGACCTTCTCCGGGCATCCCGGCGCCATCTCAGGTCGCACCCGGCCATAGCTGGCGATGCTGCGCCGGATCACGCCGGCAAGGCAGGTGAGCCGGGGCAGGTCAAAGAGGCAGACCGTATCGGCCCGGTCCCGCCTGATCGCGCCGGCATGGCTGGTATAATTGCCGTCGATGACCCAGGAATCGTGTTCGGTGACGGCTGCGACCTCAGCGGCGAACTCGGCCTTGTCTGGCTCAACCCAGCCCGGCTTCCAGAACATGCCGTCCAGCGACACATAGGGCACAGCGAGACGCGCGGCCAAAGCCGTCGCGAAGGTCGACTTGCCCGAGCCCGAACAGCCCATCACCAGAACCCGCCGCATGGAATGACCGGCACTACCGCCCGAGCCGGGCGAAGCGATTGGCCTTCAGCCGGGCGAAATCCTCGCCGGCATGGTGCGACGAGCGGGTCAGCGGGCTCGACGACACCAGCAGGAAACCCTTGGCATTGGCTATCGTCTCGAAGCCCTTGAACTCGTCGGGCGTCACGAACCGCACGACCTCGTGGTGCTTGCGGGTCGGCTGCAGATATTGGCCGATGGTGAGGAAATCGACGTCCGCCGAGCGCAGGTCGTCCATCAGCTGGAGCACCTCGTTCCGCTCCTCGCCCAAGCCCACCATGATGCCGGACTTGGTGAAGATCGAGGCGTCCAGCTCCTTCACCCGCTGCAGCAGGCGGATCGAATGGAAGTAGCGGGCGCCGGGGCGCACCTTCAGATATTTCGACGGCACCGTCTCGAGATTGTGGTTGAACACATCGGGCTTGGCCGCAACCACCACTTCGAGCGCGCCTTCCTTGCGCAGGAAGTCGGGCGTCAGGATCTCGATCGTGGTCTTCGGCGAGCGGGCGCGGATCGCCCGGATCACCTGGGCAAAGTGCTCGGCGCCGCCATCGGCGAGATCGTCTCGATCGACCGACGTGATGACCACGTGCTCGAGGCCGAGCTTCTCGACTGCAAT
This region of Phreatobacter aquaticus genomic DNA includes:
- a CDS encoding type II toxin-antitoxin system RatA family toxin — translated: MPVFKTERRVRHDPAQMFDLVADVDQYPAFVPLCEALKVRRRVNAGDDGIEILVADMTVAYKFIRETFTSRVTLDRPRLHILAEYIDGPFSKLENHWRFVAQPGGGTVVTFSIDYEFRSRALALVMGAVFDAAFRRFAEAFEARADKVYGVPGAALPSA
- a CDS encoding P-loop NTPase family protein, whose protein sequence is MRRVLVMGCSGSGKSTFATALAARLAVPYVSLDGMFWKPGWVEPDKAEFAAEVAAVTEHDSWVIDGNYTSHAGAIRRDRADTVCLFDLPRLTCLAGVIRRSIASYGRVRPEMAPGCPEKVDFGFYRYVWTYRDVQHPKLLAYVGGLRDDQRLATFTTRADADAFLAAVPPAGRA
- the lipA gene encoding lipoyl synthase; amino-acid sequence: MATLIDTLSRDNRPRHPEKAHRPDQPIQRKPDWIRVKAPGSPKWAETQRIVKENGLVTVCEEAGCPNIGECWEKKHATFMIMGDTCTRACSFCNVKTGMPGPLDPNEPEHTAIAVEKLGLEHVVITSVDRDDLADGGAEHFAQVIRAIRARSPKTTIEILTPDFLRKEGALEVVVAAKPDVFNHNLETVPSKYLKVRPGARYFHSIRLLQRVKELDASIFTKSGIMVGLGEERNEVLQLMDDLRSADVDFLTIGQYLQPTRKHHEVVRFVTPDEFKGFETIANAKGFLLVSSSPLTRSSHHAGEDFARLKANRFARLGR